The following proteins are co-located in the Triticum aestivum cultivar Chinese Spring chromosome 1A, IWGSC CS RefSeq v2.1, whole genome shotgun sequence genome:
- the LOC123052944 gene encoding lysophospholipid acyltransferase LPEAT1 has translation MAVDAATAPSELDGSIRGEGEVAAKPPPSAAAPAARESPEELDRRYAPYARRDAYGPMGRGPLGAAEAARMAVAAAVLLPLRVVAGVLVLVAYYLVCRVCTLWVEEERAGGEGEGYARLQGWRRAWVVRCGRALSRAMLFVFGFYWIREHDRRFPDAEGKDLGHSELLERPGAIVSNHVSYVDILYHMSSSLPSFVAKRSVARLPLVGLISKCIGCIFVQRESKTSDFKGVSGAVTERIQRAHQQKNSPMMLLFPEGTTTNGDYLLPFKTGAFLARAPVQPVILRYPYKRFSPAWDSMDGARHVFLLLCQFVNHLEVVHLPVYYPSEQEKDDPKLYADNVRKLMAVEGNLILSDLGLAEKRVYHAALNGNNSLPRALHKKDD, from the exons ATGGCCGtcgacgccgccaccgccccctcCGAGCTCGACGGCAGCATCCGCGGCGAGGGGGAGGTCGCGGCCAAGCCGCCCCCCTCCGCCGCTGCACCGGCGGCGCGGGAGAGCCCCGAGGAGCTGGACCGGAGGTACGCTCCGTACGCGCGGCGGGACGCGTACGGGCCCATGGGCCGCGGCCCCCtgggggcggcggaggcggcgcggatGGCCGTGGCCGCGGCCGTGCTCCTCCCGCTCCGGGTCGTGGCCGGCGTGCTCGTGCTCGTCGCCTACTACCTCGTGTGCCGCGTGTGCACGCTGTGGGTGGAGGAGGAGCGGGCGGGGGGCGAGGGCGAGGGCTACGCGCGGCTCCAGGGGTGGAGGCGGGCGTGGGTCGTGCGCTGCGGCCGCGCCCTCTCACGTGCCATGCTCTTCGTCTTTGGCTTCTACTGGATCCGCGAGCACGACCGCCGCTTCCCCGATGCCGAG GGCAAGGATCTGGGCCACTCTGAATTATTGGAAAGACCAGGGGCAATCGTATCTAATCATGTATCATATGTGGATATTCTTTATCACATGTCATCTTCTCTTCCAAGTTTTGTTGCTAAG AGATCAGTGGCCAGATTGCCCCTAGTTGGTCTCATAAG CAAATGCATTGGTTGTATTTTTGTTCAGCGAGAGTCTAAAACTTCGGATTTCAAAGGTGTTTCAG GTGCTGTAACTGAAAGAATCCAGCGAGCTCATCAGCAAAAGAATTCTCCAATGATGTTGCTCTTTCCTG AGGGCACAACTACAAACGGGGATTATCTCCTTCCATTCAAGACAGGGGCCTTTCTTGCAAGAGCACCAGTTCAACCTGTCATTTTAAGATACCCTTACAAGAGATTCAGTCCAGCATGGGACTCCATGGATGGG GCACGCCATGTATTTCTGCTCCTTTGTCAGTTTGTGAATCATCTAGAGGTTGTGCATTTGCCTGTGTACTATCCTTCTGAGCAAGAAAAGGATGATCCGAAGCTCTACGCAGATAATGTACGGAAATTAATGGCAGTGGAG GGAAACTTGATTCTTTCAGATCTTGGGTTAGCGGAGAAGCGAGTGTACCATGCAGCCCTGAATGGTAATAATAGTCTGCCTCGTGCCTTACACAAGAAAGATGATTGA